A single Providencia manganoxydans DNA region contains:
- a CDS encoding alpha/beta hydrolase, whose translation MINKLIISGLILTVTLSTAFARPSQVPPSLDERVSQFYDVQHHDMENTRSTQGTRSYRVFSAIPHAAGNSRPILYMLDGNGLFPLVVNRAIQQLPADKLPIIIGIGYPINEAFPKSLRDYDYTPRVSGSDFQQGGGSDELYQFLNSQIRPWAEHVFSFDKQKQTLFGHSFGGLFTLMAYQNHPDAFNAFVSASPSLWWGKGEMINLGKLTQPQKASPLFITLGGLEEKPDLSKLSEEQIKHYQSRSSWISARQLCTEIDNHERICEFTLFPDKNHGSVIPDAIDKALDVASQ comes from the coding sequence ATGATAAATAAATTAATTATTTCTGGTTTAATACTCACCGTGACGTTGTCTACTGCCTTTGCTCGACCATCACAAGTACCTCCCTCATTAGATGAGCGAGTCAGTCAATTCTATGACGTACAACATCACGACATGGAAAATACCCGTAGTACTCAGGGAACACGCAGTTATCGGGTTTTTAGTGCCATACCACATGCTGCGGGTAATTCACGGCCAATACTCTACATGCTTGATGGAAATGGCTTATTTCCATTGGTTGTCAACCGTGCAATACAACAGCTGCCTGCTGATAAGCTACCTATCATTATTGGTATTGGTTATCCAATTAATGAAGCTTTTCCTAAATCATTGCGTGATTACGACTACACTCCGCGGGTTTCAGGGAGTGATTTCCAACAAGGCGGGGGTTCTGACGAATTATACCAATTTCTTAATAGTCAAATTCGTCCTTGGGCTGAACACGTTTTTAGTTTTGATAAACAAAAGCAAACTCTCTTCGGGCACTCATTTGGCGGTTTATTTACGTTGATGGCCTATCAAAACCACCCCGATGCATTCAATGCATTTGTCTCGGCGAGTCCTTCATTATGGTGGGGTAAAGGTGAAATGATTAATTTGGGCAAACTCACTCAGCCACAAAAAGCATCACCACTGTTTATCACTTTAGGTGGTTTAGAAGAAAAGCCTGATTTATCAAAACTAAGTGAAGAACAAATTAAGCACTATCAATCCCGCTCTAGCTGGATTAGTGCACGGCAATTATGCACTGAAATTGATAACCACGAGCGCATATGTGAATTTACTTTATTCCCTGATAAAAACCATGGCAGCGTTATCCCAGATGCTATCGATAAAGCGTTGGACGTCGCTTCCCAATAA
- a CDS encoding TonB-dependent receptor domain-containing protein — MSIHCHYTRLAAAVIAATASFNALAQEDADKMIVTASGYSQQLRDAPASITVITKEQLQNKPVRDLADAVKDVEGVSVVGSANKQDINIRGLPGEYTLILVDGRRQNSRESRPNGSGGYEAGFMPPVEAIERIEVIRGPMSSLYGSDAMGGVINIITKKVTNEWHGNVAMGGILQENSDSGNSTDGNFYLSGPLIKDKLGLQLYGGGDYRQEDKILEGHDQKDNRSLTAKLTFTPLENQTFLLEAGRTTQERTATPGKSISDYEIRGGLKQDNDKTEIHNNRNHMALTYKGDWDVIKTEMSVYQEQTKRKTKSQKRDDATGKWVGGYEERVPDITNTVVDGKVVAFLPDNVLTVGGQYQHAKLKDSSLVAPETMEKTSMSVDQHALFVEDEFTATDDLILTGGLRLDHHETYGNHWNPRGYAIYYLTDEITIKGGVSQAFRAPTLREISAGYGTSTQGGKGIIYGNPNLKPEKSLNEEISIAYDHASGFNASLTFFNTDFKNKLTSYATGEKESGTNFNIYKYDNVGKANIKGIEVATGIPLAEDWKLSLNYTYVDSKRESNDEKLSSGQSLKGYPLDKTPKHTANAKLDWRYSDDLNLYTRAHYEGEQVWASQRNGYTKPRYRSGYTTMDVGMTYQLLKNTKLNLAVLNIADEKGPKIDKQGGNWDVEDGRRYWANVDVSF; from the coding sequence ATGTCAATTCACTGCCACTACACACGATTAGCGGCTGCTGTTATCGCTGCTACAGCCTCTTTTAATGCTCTCGCTCAAGAAGATGCAGATAAAATGATTGTCACTGCGTCAGGCTATTCACAACAATTACGTGATGCACCTGCCAGTATTACCGTCATCACCAAAGAACAACTACAAAATAAACCCGTCCGTGACCTTGCTGATGCTGTTAAAGATGTTGAAGGTGTCAGTGTTGTTGGCAGTGCGAATAAACAAGATATTAATATTCGTGGTCTACCGGGTGAATACACCCTGATACTAGTGGACGGACGCCGCCAAAATAGCCGTGAATCGCGCCCAAATGGTAGCGGTGGTTACGAAGCTGGTTTTATGCCTCCCGTTGAGGCTATTGAACGTATTGAAGTGATCCGTGGCCCAATGTCTTCTTTATATGGTTCTGATGCCATGGGCGGGGTAATTAATATTATCACGAAAAAAGTCACCAATGAGTGGCATGGTAATGTCGCCATGGGCGGTATTTTGCAGGAAAACAGTGATAGCGGTAACTCAACTGACGGTAACTTCTATCTTTCAGGCCCCCTGATCAAAGACAAGTTAGGGTTACAATTATATGGCGGGGGAGATTATCGCCAAGAAGATAAAATTCTTGAAGGTCATGACCAAAAAGATAATCGCAGCCTGACCGCTAAACTGACTTTCACGCCATTAGAAAACCAAACCTTTTTACTTGAAGCTGGTAGAACAACCCAAGAAAGAACCGCAACACCGGGTAAATCAATTAGCGACTACGAAATCCGCGGCGGATTAAAGCAAGATAACGACAAAACAGAGATCCATAACAACCGTAATCATATGGCCTTAACCTATAAAGGTGATTGGGATGTGATCAAAACTGAAATGAGCGTTTATCAAGAACAAACAAAACGCAAAACTAAGTCACAAAAACGCGATGATGCCACAGGAAAATGGGTCGGTGGTTATGAAGAACGCGTCCCTGACATCACCAATACGGTCGTTGACGGCAAAGTTGTCGCCTTTTTACCTGATAACGTGCTCACTGTCGGTGGCCAATATCAACATGCTAAATTAAAAGACAGTTCGCTGGTTGCACCAGAAACCATGGAAAAGACCTCGATGTCGGTAGATCAACACGCCTTATTTGTTGAAGATGAGTTTACTGCAACAGATGACCTGATTTTAACCGGTGGTTTGCGGTTAGATCACCATGAAACCTATGGCAATCATTGGAACCCAAGAGGTTATGCCATTTATTATCTGACTGATGAAATCACCATTAAAGGTGGGGTTTCACAAGCTTTCCGTGCGCCAACCTTACGTGAAATCAGTGCAGGTTATGGGACATCAACCCAAGGTGGTAAAGGGATCATTTATGGCAATCCAAATTTAAAACCCGAGAAAAGCCTGAACGAAGAAATCAGTATTGCGTATGACCATGCATCAGGGTTCAATGCCAGCCTAACCTTCTTTAATACTGACTTTAAAAACAAGCTAACAAGTTATGCAACAGGGGAAAAAGAGTCAGGAACTAACTTTAATATCTACAAATATGACAACGTGGGTAAAGCGAATATTAAAGGCATTGAAGTTGCAACGGGGATCCCACTGGCTGAAGATTGGAAACTTAGCCTGAATTACACCTATGTGGATTCAAAACGTGAAAGCAATGACGAAAAACTGTCTAGCGGTCAGTCACTCAAAGGCTATCCGTTAGATAAAACGCCAAAACATACTGCAAATGCAAAATTAGATTGGCGCTACAGTGACGATCTCAATCTGTATACCCGAGCCCACTACGAAGGTGAACAAGTTTGGGCATCCCAACGTAATGGTTATACCAAACCACGCTACCGTAGCGGTTACACCACGATGGATGTTGGGATGACTTATCAACTGTTGAAAAATACTAAGCTCAATTTAGCGGTACTGAATATCGCAGATGAAAAAGGCCCTAAAATCGATAAGCAAGGCGGTAACTGGGACGTTGAAGACGGTCGCCGTTATTGGGCAAATGTTGATGTGAGTTTTTAA
- the hdeA gene encoding acid-activated periplasmic chaperone HdeA has translation MKKYFVIGAVITSLASMSAMAADKKDEAKPVAEWTCEEFLAIDDNFYPTAVGVGELLTKKDKVEDAVLDVDGIQTITPLVIDACKKDTKANFVEQVKKAKQ, from the coding sequence ATGAAAAAATATTTTGTTATCGGTGCGGTTATTACCTCATTAGCGAGTATGTCTGCAATGGCAGCAGATAAGAAAGATGAAGCTAAGCCTGTTGCAGAGTGGACCTGTGAAGAATTTTTAGCTATCGACGATAATTTCTATCCAACCGCGGTCGGTGTTGGTGAACTATTAACCAAAAAAGATAAAGTTGAAGATGCGGTACTTGATGTTGATGGTATCCAAACCATCACTCCTCTCGTGATCGATGCCTGTAAAAAAGATACCAAAGCAAACTTTGTCGAGCAGGTTAAGAAAGCCAAACAATAA
- a CDS encoding ROK family protein, which translates to MPLKSQTSCVITISNVPSTKRILVIDVGGTHVKLYTAPNTPAIEFVSGDKMTPEQFIHDINQYVDPTSFDSVSIGFPSPISGNRILKEPVNLGEGWVDFDLVNAFPCPIRLINDAAMQAVGSYEGGSMLFLGLGTGLGSALVVNQQLQPMEIAHLPYLEHDYEYYASEHYRELVGDEVWRQSVLTIVDYFYQALMPDYIVIGGGNVHHFTQLPKYVRRGDNDKAFLGGIRIWGNNL; encoded by the coding sequence ATGCCTTTAAAGAGTCAAACATCTTGTGTGATCACTATCTCGAATGTTCCTAGCACCAAACGGATCTTAGTGATAGATGTCGGCGGCACTCACGTCAAACTCTATACCGCACCAAATACACCAGCAATTGAATTTGTTTCTGGCGATAAAATGACACCAGAACAATTTATTCATGATATTAATCAATATGTTGACCCTACTTCATTTGATAGTGTGAGTATTGGTTTTCCTTCGCCTATTTCAGGTAACCGTATTCTTAAAGAACCGGTTAATTTAGGGGAGGGCTGGGTTGATTTTGATTTAGTGAATGCTTTTCCATGCCCAATTCGCCTGATTAATGACGCAGCCATGCAGGCTGTAGGTAGCTATGAAGGTGGCAGTATGTTGTTTTTAGGATTAGGAACGGGGCTAGGGAGCGCTTTGGTGGTTAATCAGCAACTACAACCTATGGAGATAGCCCATCTCCCCTATCTTGAGCATGATTATGAATATTATGCGAGTGAGCATTATCGTGAATTGGTTGGCGATGAGGTATGGCGACAAAGCGTATTGACGATTGTGGACTATTTTTATCAAGCATTAATGCCGGACTACATTGTGATTGGTGGAGGTAATGTACATCACTTTACTCAATTACCTAAGTATGTCCGACGTGGAGATAACGACAAAGCCTTTCTTGGTGGGATCAGAATTTGGGGAAATAACCTATGA
- the gnd gene encoding phosphogluconate dehydrogenase (NAD(+)-dependent, decarboxylating), whose amino-acid sequence MNQSSVNQLQLGFIGLGRMGAAMVRRIQQAGISCVVYDQNAAIRQQLPDSVIFSHSLEEMVKNMQAPRHIWLMLPAAVVDTVIAQLKPLLEKGDTLIDGGNSHFTEDIRRANALKAEGLHYMDVGVSGGVWGEERGYCQMIGGPKEHYQYLEPVFRALAPGVDAAPRTEGNNGEPSPAEQGYLYCGPSGAGHFVKMVHNGIEYGLMAAYAEGLNILKHADQGLNPVAADAETAPLEHPEYYQYKLPVGEISELWRRGSVVGSWLLDLIAQEMHQSPDLENYAGRVSDSGEGRWTSTAAIDLGVPAPVLTSALYSRFSSRDNDLFADRVQSAMRHAFGGHKEKSADQGGSK is encoded by the coding sequence ATGAATCAATCATCTGTAAATCAGCTTCAACTAGGTTTTATTGGACTTGGCAGAATGGGCGCTGCGATGGTACGCCGCATCCAGCAAGCCGGCATTTCATGTGTGGTATATGACCAAAATGCAGCGATCCGCCAGCAATTGCCTGATAGCGTCATTTTTAGCCACTCTCTTGAAGAGATGGTGAAAAATATGCAGGCACCAAGACATATTTGGTTGATGTTACCTGCGGCCGTGGTTGACACAGTGATCGCTCAACTGAAGCCATTATTAGAAAAAGGTGACACGCTGATTGATGGGGGTAATTCTCATTTCACTGAGGATATTCGCCGAGCCAATGCATTAAAAGCCGAAGGACTGCACTATATGGATGTGGGTGTCAGTGGCGGAGTATGGGGTGAAGAGCGTGGTTATTGCCAAATGATTGGTGGGCCGAAAGAGCACTATCAATATTTAGAGCCAGTTTTTCGTGCCTTAGCTCCGGGAGTGGATGCCGCACCACGTACGGAAGGTAATAACGGTGAGCCTTCTCCAGCGGAACAAGGTTATTTATATTGCGGCCCTAGTGGCGCTGGCCACTTTGTCAAAATGGTTCACAATGGCATTGAATATGGCTTGATGGCCGCTTATGCGGAAGGTTTGAACATCCTGAAACATGCGGATCAAGGGCTAAATCCAGTTGCGGCGGATGCCGAAACTGCACCACTTGAGCATCCTGAATATTATCAATATAAGCTACCGGTTGGTGAGATCAGTGAGCTATGGCGCCGAGGTAGTGTCGTTGGATCATGGTTGCTTGATTTGATCGCACAAGAGATGCATCAATCACCCGATCTCGAAAATTATGCAGGCCGAGTCTCTGACTCAGGAGAAGGCCGTTGGACATCCACTGCGGCAATCGATCTTGGTGTGCCTGCACCAGTCCTGACTAGCGCGCTCTATTCACGTTTCTCTTCGCGTGATAATGACTTGTTCGCTGATCGTGTTCAATCGGCAATGCGTCATGCGTTCGGTGGACATAAAGAAAAATCCGCCGATCAAGGGGGATCCAAATGA
- the zwf gene encoding glucose-6-phosphate dehydrogenase, whose protein sequence is MSRSSLVILGASGDLTKRLLMPSLFRLHRLGLIPDLNIIGYSIDKWDRDAFLKHIHDALAEFITDFNETEWKAFSEQLDFVSGSLEADALRALEGKLTPSALFYLALPPTLFGQAAQAIGEAGLSKEEGDNWRRIIIEKPFGTDLASAKLLREQVHAYWDESQVYRIDHFLGKEATQNLMIFRFANRVLAPVWNAEHIEQVQITYAETLGVENRAVYYDHSGAMRDMLQNHLMQLLTLAAIEPLGRWDGEILRDHKVEVLKSIRPTDDMNANDWAVRGQYCAGQVNGETATDYCNEPGIPVDTNTETFAALRIEIDNWRWKGVPFYLRSGKRLANNYAEIAVQFKAPAGALPGDVEVDNNWLVFRLSPTMGMDMHMTAKLPGMHLNTHGITLSAPYTQPGQYEVSAYEQLLIDALNGEGAHFLRFDEVEWAWRIIDPALKAWQQGMPDLYKAGTQGPDTQSRIMRSGHQWRSLFEQENSE, encoded by the coding sequence ATGAGCCGTTCTTCTTTAGTGATCTTAGGGGCAAGTGGTGATCTAACCAAACGATTATTAATGCCATCACTATTTCGTTTGCATCGACTGGGTTTGATCCCTGACTTGAATATTATTGGTTATTCGATTGATAAATGGGATCGCGACGCTTTTTTAAAACATATTCATGATGCCCTTGCTGAATTTATTACAGACTTCAATGAGACAGAATGGAAAGCTTTTAGTGAACAGCTAGATTTTGTTAGTGGTTCACTTGAAGCGGATGCATTACGAGCACTGGAAGGCAAATTAACGCCATCGGCTCTGTTTTATCTCGCATTACCGCCAACTTTATTTGGACAGGCAGCGCAAGCGATTGGGGAAGCAGGATTATCCAAAGAAGAGGGTGACAATTGGCGACGTATTATCATTGAAAAACCATTTGGTACCGATTTAGCGTCTGCAAAATTACTACGTGAACAAGTCCACGCTTATTGGGACGAATCACAGGTTTATCGTATCGACCACTTTCTTGGTAAAGAAGCGACACAAAATTTGATGATTTTCCGCTTTGCTAATCGTGTATTGGCACCTGTTTGGAATGCCGAGCATATCGAGCAAGTACAAATTACCTATGCAGAGACGTTAGGGGTTGAAAACCGAGCGGTCTATTATGACCACTCGGGCGCCATGCGCGATATGTTACAAAACCACCTAATGCAGCTATTAACCTTGGCAGCGATTGAACCATTAGGTCGCTGGGATGGTGAAATTCTGCGTGATCATAAAGTTGAAGTGTTGAAATCAATTCGCCCGACCGATGATATGAACGCAAATGATTGGGCGGTGCGCGGGCAATACTGCGCAGGGCAAGTCAATGGTGAAACGGCAACGGATTATTGTAACGAGCCGGGGATCCCTGTGGATACGAATACAGAAACTTTCGCGGCATTGCGAATTGAGATTGATAACTGGCGTTGGAAAGGCGTGCCATTTTATCTGCGTAGTGGTAAGCGGTTAGCCAATAACTACGCAGAAATTGCGGTGCAGTTTAAAGCTCCAGCGGGCGCGCTGCCGGGGGACGTTGAAGTCGATAATAATTGGCTCGTCTTTAGGTTATCCCCAACCATGGGTATGGATATGCACATGACGGCAAAATTACCCGGTATGCATTTGAATACACATGGGATCACACTGAGTGCACCTTATACTCAGCCTGGCCAATATGAGGTATCCGCCTATGAGCAGTTACTGATTGATGCATTGAATGGTGAGGGGGCTCACTTTTTACGTTTTGATGAAGTGGAATGGGCATGGCGGATCATTGATCCTGCATTAAAAGCTTGGCAACAAGGCATGCCTGATTTGTATAAAGCGGGAACTCAAGGGCCTGATACACAATCAAGAATTATGCGTTCTGGGCATCAATGGCGTTCTCTCTTCGAGCAGGAGAACAGCGAATGA
- a CDS encoding glycoside hydrolase family 15 protein, whose product MNQQHAPGGPGSTATWTSSAKDMVGTAIGQGRVWFTVGYGILNEVYWPSCSTPHIRDLGFIIAGDDFWSEVKRVNQYELTTPSSSLPIPKIVHHHERYRLELEIITDPARDVLLIRYHLEGEGLRLYPLLAPHIGGDGDDNYGSVSPHGLTAHKKGRHLILAAESGFNRASVGYVGSSDGWQDFSQNGYMSWEYQQAGPGNLAMMGELNRNSGVLALAFSDSAQGAATLAASSIAAGYQEARRQYAYLWAAWNETVNFPGLDKLPKNLSDAVRTSIAVIKTHEGRTFPGSLVASLSTPWGDTHKDAGGYHLVWPRDSVEVGFAMLACGLIAEVRALMAYLIAIQQPDGHWMQNNFTDGQPYWQGIQLDEVALPVLFAAKLHEQGLLGEMQGAAIRMARKALAFIAQYGPASPQDRWEENAGINPFTLSVSIAALVAGAKAGFLEEGDKQYALDLADDWNERLESWVYVKDTKLDRELGIDGHYVRLNPNSHSARFGDVMLRNRNNETISTRALLGMEYLYLVRLGLRKATDKRIEDTTKLVDKLLCMQLPAGPYYYRYNEDGYGEHEDGRAFDGSGVGRLWPLLSGERGHYAAACKQDVTPYLNAILASASTGGMLPEQIWDKESIPERGLITGRPSGSAMPLIWAHAELIKLIYVQKTGIPIEQLKSVSGRYGVQPPMARARHWRDSQPCGFVSTTHELWIEAQEPFVLHYGYDNWQDIQEQSSQPLGLGLYGVPLNISVLAGKTLRFTRRFDGRGWEGQDWHVDIKA is encoded by the coding sequence ATGAATCAGCAACACGCCCCCGGAGGACCGGGTAGCACAGCAACATGGACCAGCAGTGCAAAAGATATGGTCGGAACGGCGATAGGGCAAGGTCGCGTATGGTTTACTGTAGGGTATGGTATTTTAAATGAAGTCTATTGGCCTTCTTGTAGTACCCCCCATATTCGTGATTTAGGTTTTATCATTGCAGGGGATGATTTTTGGTCTGAAGTGAAGCGAGTCAATCAATATGAGTTGACTACACCATCATCTTCTTTACCGATCCCTAAAATTGTTCACCACCATGAACGCTATCGCCTTGAATTAGAAATTATTACGGATCCTGCGCGTGATGTGCTGCTGATTCGGTATCACCTAGAAGGAGAAGGGCTAAGGTTATATCCGCTGTTAGCGCCACATATCGGCGGCGATGGTGATGATAATTATGGCTCAGTCTCTCCTCATGGCTTAACGGCACATAAAAAAGGACGCCATCTGATATTAGCGGCAGAAAGCGGTTTTAACCGCGCCAGCGTGGGTTATGTTGGCAGCTCTGATGGGTGGCAGGATTTTAGCCAAAATGGCTATATGAGCTGGGAATACCAGCAAGCAGGGCCGGGTAATCTCGCGATGATGGGGGAACTCAATCGTAACTCAGGGGTATTAGCGTTAGCGTTTTCAGATAGTGCACAAGGCGCAGCAACGCTGGCGGCGAGCTCGATTGCAGCGGGCTACCAAGAAGCGCGACGCCAGTACGCTTATTTATGGGCAGCATGGAATGAAACGGTCAATTTTCCCGGTTTGGACAAATTACCTAAAAATTTATCCGATGCTGTTCGTACCTCGATTGCGGTGATCAAAACACACGAAGGACGCACTTTTCCTGGCTCATTAGTGGCAAGTCTAAGCACTCCGTGGGGGGATACGCATAAAGACGCTGGGGGTTATCACCTCGTATGGCCACGCGACTCTGTTGAAGTCGGTTTTGCTATGTTGGCTTGTGGTTTAATTGCCGAGGTGCGTGCATTAATGGCTTATTTGATTGCTATTCAGCAGCCTGATGGTCATTGGATGCAAAATAACTTCACCGACGGTCAACCTTATTGGCAAGGCATACAACTGGACGAAGTGGCATTACCGGTACTTTTTGCTGCGAAACTACATGAACAAGGGCTATTGGGTGAAATGCAAGGTGCTGCAATTCGAATGGCACGTAAGGCATTAGCATTTATCGCTCAATATGGTCCAGCTAGCCCACAAGATCGCTGGGAAGAGAATGCAGGTATTAACCCGTTTACTTTGTCAGTTTCGATTGCGGCACTGGTGGCTGGGGCAAAAGCCGGATTCTTAGAAGAAGGTGATAAACAATATGCACTTGATTTAGCTGATGATTGGAATGAGCGTCTTGAGTCTTGGGTCTATGTCAAGGATACCAAACTCGATCGCGAGCTAGGAATTGATGGGCATTATGTTCGTTTAAACCCAAATAGCCATTCTGCACGCTTTGGTGATGTGATGTTACGCAACCGTAACAACGAAACTATCAGTACACGTGCGCTATTAGGCATGGAGTATCTGTATTTAGTTCGTTTAGGATTACGGAAAGCCACTGATAAACGAATTGAAGATACGACAAAACTGGTTGATAAGTTGCTATGCATGCAATTACCCGCAGGCCCATATTACTATCGCTATAACGAAGATGGTTATGGCGAACATGAAGACGGACGTGCATTTGATGGTAGTGGCGTTGGGCGTTTGTGGCCGTTATTAAGTGGTGAACGAGGCCATTATGCTGCGGCTTGCAAACAAGATGTTACACCGTACTTGAATGCGATTTTAGCCTCTGCCAGTACAGGCGGGATGTTGCCTGAGCAAATATGGGATAAGGAAAGTATTCCTGAACGAGGGTTGATAACCGGAAGACCGAGCGGTAGTGCAATGCCACTGATTTGGGCTCATGCGGAGCTGATTAAGCTGATTTATGTACAGAAAACCGGTATCCCTATTGAGCAATTAAAATCAGTCAGTGGGCGTTATGGCGTTCAGCCGCCAATGGCTAGAGCTCGTCATTGGCGTGATAGCCAGCCTTGTGGTTTTGTATCCACTACTCATGAGCTGTGGATTGAGGCACAAGAGCCATTTGTTCTACATTATGGTTATGATAATTGGCAGGATATTCAAGAACAAAGTAGCCAACCTCTTGGTTTAGGGCTTTATGGTGTTCCATTAAATATCAGTGTATTAGCGGGAAAAACGCTGCGATTTACACGTCGATTTGATGGCCGAGGCTGGGAAGGCCAAGATTGGCATGTAGATATTAAAGCTTAA
- the tssB gene encoding type VI secretion system contractile sheath small subunit — MSKKDLGSVAPKERINIKYTPNDGGAKSEIELPLNMLIVGDMIGRTEETPIEERKAVSVNQNNFNSVMESAGISLNINVENTLDEKSDSELNVNLDIKSLQDFSPDNVARQVPELKKLLELREALVALKGPLGNIPAFRKRLQELLENEDTREQLLKELDIASQK; from the coding sequence ATGAGTAAAAAAGATCTCGGTAGTGTCGCACCAAAAGAACGAATTAATATCAAATATACTCCTAATGATGGTGGAGCTAAATCTGAAATAGAGTTACCGCTTAATATGCTGATCGTAGGTGATATGATTGGTCGAACGGAGGAAACTCCTATTGAAGAGCGTAAAGCTGTTTCGGTAAATCAAAATAACTTTAATTCAGTGATGGAAAGCGCTGGAATTAGTTTAAACATCAATGTTGAAAATACACTTGATGAGAAAAGTGATTCTGAGCTTAATGTCAATTTAGATATTAAATCCTTACAAGATTTCTCTCCTGATAATGTTGCGCGTCAAGTTCCTGAATTGAAAAAACTATTGGAACTGAGAGAGGCATTAGTCGCCTTAAAAGGTCCTCTTGGTAATATCCCAGCTTTTAGAAAACGTCTGCAAGAGCTTCTGGAAAATGAAGATACTCGTGAGCAGCTGTTGAAAGAGCTTGATATCGCTAGCCAAAAATAA
- the tssC gene encoding type VI secretion system contractile sheath large subunit, protein MSLNSETQEQQVSSSSSGSLLDEIMAQSRMSPESEAYGIAKQGVAAFISNIFASQNEDEQINKLLIDKMLVELDNKLSAQVDQILHAPKFQELESSWRSLKLLVDRTDFRENIKINILHATKEELLEDFEFSPEIVQSGFYQHVYSSGYGQFGGEPVATVVGNYAFNNTTPDLKLMQYVSAVGAMAHAPFLSSVSPNFFGINSYAELPAIKDIKSVFEGPAHTKWRALREAEDSRYLGLTAPRFLLRLPYSPTENPVKLFNYNENVKQDHDHYLWGNTAFLLASCINDSFAKYRWCPNIIGPQSGGTVNDLPVHVFEAMGELQAKIPTEVLVTDRREFELAEEGFITLTMRKGSDNAAFFSANSVQKPKSYPNTHEGKIAETNYKLGTQLPYMFIINRLAHYIKVLQREQIGSWKERQDLERELNIWLKQYIADQENPPADVRSKRPLRSAQIQVLDVEGDPGWYQVAIQVRPHFKYMGANFELSLVGRLDKE, encoded by the coding sequence ATGTCGTTAAATAGTGAAACTCAGGAACAACAAGTTTCCTCATCATCCAGTGGTTCGCTACTAGATGAAATTATGGCTCAATCACGTATGTCGCCTGAGTCAGAAGCTTATGGTATTGCAAAACAGGGTGTTGCTGCATTTATCAGCAATATCTTTGCTAGCCAAAATGAAGATGAGCAAATCAATAAGCTATTGATTGATAAGATGCTGGTTGAATTGGATAACAAGTTAAGTGCGCAAGTTGACCAAATTCTGCATGCGCCTAAATTTCAAGAGCTGGAATCTTCATGGCGTTCATTGAAATTGTTGGTTGACCGTACTGATTTTAGAGAAAATATCAAAATTAATATTCTTCACGCAACGAAAGAAGAGTTGTTAGAAGACTTTGAATTTTCTCCTGAAATTGTTCAATCAGGGTTCTATCAACATGTTTACTCATCAGGCTATGGACAGTTTGGTGGTGAGCCAGTGGCAACTGTTGTTGGTAACTATGCCTTCAACAACACCACACCTGATCTGAAATTGATGCAATATGTCAGCGCGGTTGGCGCAATGGCACATGCCCCATTCTTATCATCGGTATCACCTAACTTCTTCGGTATTAACAGTTACGCTGAGTTACCTGCAATCAAAGACATCAAATCTGTTTTTGAAGGTCCTGCGCACACCAAATGGCGTGCATTGCGTGAAGCTGAAGACTCACGTTACTTGGGTCTAACTGCTCCACGTTTCTTGCTACGTCTGCCATATTCACCAACAGAAAACCCAGTTAAGCTTTTCAATTACAACGAAAATGTGAAGCAAGACCATGACCATTACCTATGGGGTAATACGGCGTTCTTGCTAGCAAGCTGTATTAACGATAGCTTTGCCAAATACCGTTGGTGTCCAAATATTATTGGTCCACAAAGTGGTGGAACAGTGAATGATTTACCTGTGCATGTATTTGAAGCGATGGGTGAATTACAGGCTAAAATTCCAACTGAGGTTTTAGTTACTGATCGTCGCGAATTTGAATTAGCGGAAGAAGGTTTTATCACCTTGACGATGCGTAAAGGCAGCGACAATGCGGCATTTTTCTCTGCAAACTCAGTGCAAAAACCAAAATCCTATCCAAATACCCATGAAGGTAAAATTGCTGAAACCAATTATAAATTGGGAACTCAATTACCTTACATGTTCATTATCAACCGCTTAGCACATTATATTAAAGTGCTTCAGCGTGAACAAATCGGCTCATGGAAAGAGCGTCAAGATTTGGAACGTGAACTGAACATCTGGCTGAAGCAATACATTGCTGACCAAGAAAACCCACCAGCAGATGTGCGTAGCAAGCGCCCATTGCGTTCAGCACAGATCCAAGTTCTCGATGTCGAAGGGGATCCAGGTTGGTATCAAGTGGCAATCCAAGTTCGCCCTCATTTTAAATATATGGGTGCAAACTTTGAGTTGTCGCTTGTTGGCCGCTTAGACAAAGAGTAA